A single Paenibacillus kribbensis DNA region contains:
- a CDS encoding glycoside hydrolase family 1 protein, with protein MKNTTHIVFPQGFLWGGATAANQFEGGYNEEGKGLSTADVITAGTHTTSRRITPVLEEGVNYPSHEAIDFFHRYQEDIRLFAEMGFKVFRMSIAWSRIFPNGDDAEPNEQGLQFYDRVFAELKKYNIEPLVTISHYEAPFHLTQKYNGWSDRRVVDFYVRYCEVLFNRYKDVVKYWLTFNEINILTLSFGAFMAGAMMPEGNGELAHATVKDEQVLYQALHHQFIASAKAVKLGHEINKDFKIGCMIAYMCSYPLTCHPDDVLLAQQKDNMSNFLCSDVQVRGAYPGFAKRYFRDHNIQINMQEEDENILKEGRVDFYTFSYYSSTCVSADPNQEKVGGNLSMGLKNPHLKASAWDWQIDPQGLRWSLNNIYNRYEIPLMVVENGLGAVDTVEEDGSINDDYRIDYLKQHIEQMKEAIADGVELIGYTPWGCIDLVSAGTGEMKKRYGFIYVDKDNEGNGTLARSRKKSFHWYKNVIETNGEQLD; from the coding sequence ATGAAAAATACAACGCATATAGTGTTTCCGCAAGGCTTTTTGTGGGGAGGGGCAACGGCCGCCAACCAATTTGAAGGTGGGTACAATGAAGAAGGTAAAGGATTAAGCACCGCTGATGTGATAACAGCCGGAACGCATACAACCTCACGAAGAATTACACCTGTACTGGAAGAAGGAGTGAACTATCCGAGTCACGAGGCGATTGACTTTTTCCACCGCTATCAAGAGGATATCCGCTTATTTGCGGAAATGGGATTCAAGGTTTTTAGAATGTCCATTGCGTGGTCAAGAATATTTCCTAACGGAGATGATGCGGAGCCGAATGAGCAAGGCCTTCAGTTCTATGATCGTGTATTTGCAGAATTGAAAAAGTACAATATTGAGCCTTTGGTTACGATTTCCCATTATGAAGCACCGTTTCATTTAACTCAAAAATATAATGGCTGGTCAGATCGCAGAGTCGTAGATTTCTATGTGAGATATTGTGAAGTGCTTTTTAACAGATACAAAGATGTCGTGAAATACTGGTTAACCTTTAATGAAATCAATATTTTAACCTTGTCCTTTGGCGCGTTCATGGCTGGAGCTATGATGCCGGAGGGGAATGGAGAGCTTGCCCATGCAACGGTGAAGGATGAGCAGGTCCTGTATCAAGCTTTGCATCATCAATTTATTGCCAGTGCCAAGGCAGTAAAGCTGGGGCATGAAATCAACAAGGACTTTAAAATCGGCTGTATGATTGCTTATATGTGCTCCTATCCGCTTACATGTCACCCTGATGATGTGCTGCTGGCCCAGCAAAAGGATAACATGAGTAATTTCCTATGCTCAGATGTTCAAGTCAGAGGAGCTTATCCGGGATTTGCCAAGCGTTATTTTAGAGATCATAACATTCAGATCAACATGCAAGAAGAGGATGAGAACATCTTAAAAGAAGGTCGTGTAGATTTCTATACTTTCAGTTATTATTCGTCTACTTGTGTCAGTGCCGATCCCAACCAGGAGAAGGTGGGGGGAAATTTATCCATGGGCTTAAAGAATCCACATTTGAAAGCAAGCGCCTGGGATTGGCAGATTGATCCACAGGGATTAAGATGGTCTCTCAATAACATTTATAACCGATATGAAATCCCGTTAATGGTTGTTGAAAATGGTCTTGGCGCCGTGGATACAGTGGAAGAAGATGGCTCCATTAACGATGATTATCGCATTGATTATCTGAAGCAACACATTGAGCAGATGAAAGAGGCCATTGCTGATGGAGTGGAATTAATAGGCTATACTCCGTGGGGATGTATTGACCTGGTAAGCGCAGGAACCGGGGAAATGAAAAAGCGTTATGGCTTCATTTATGTCGATAAGGATAATGAAGGCAACGGTACACTTGCCAGATCCAGAAAGAAGAGCTTCCATTGGTATAAGAACGTGATAGAAACGAATGGAGAACAGTTGGATTAA
- a CDS encoding helix-turn-helix domain-containing protein produces the protein MISNSLSLIYQRYLEKTPFKQQNEHTYMILPEAGHGHIYRVTTYSGIEIVYSHIQYYDPYPTQFASSGQMIELQFALSGQRHVNVDGLEYTLPIGRGALIFLQDFKAHFQPPVHEQYTSFALGIPVSLYNYAATQLMARQQAAIEFDQIIKGAAFRHFSFELDHRSKVMIEHLIKDLKSVHRSPLLMEAAALEIFNRYMIQLFDLTPIPEGLSKEDVRKLHLARQILESSMIDPPSLIALSRKVGLNDFKLKKGFKACFGTTVFEYLRQIRLDYAMKLLRSQESNVTEAAMAVGYSNVSAFSEQFFREYGVKPSAIKKVF, from the coding sequence GTGATATCAAATTCATTATCATTAATCTACCAGCGCTATTTGGAAAAAACTCCGTTTAAGCAACAGAATGAACATACCTATATGATTTTACCGGAAGCGGGCCATGGGCATATTTATCGGGTTACAACCTACAGCGGAATTGAAATTGTGTATTCACATATTCAATACTATGATCCATACCCGACTCAGTTTGCTTCCAGTGGACAAATGATTGAACTTCAATTTGCGCTTTCCGGTCAACGCCATGTCAATGTAGATGGTCTGGAATATACGCTCCCGATAGGACGGGGGGCACTTATTTTTTTGCAGGATTTTAAAGCACATTTTCAGCCTCCGGTTCATGAGCAATACACATCATTTGCACTCGGCATCCCTGTCTCGTTATATAATTATGCAGCCACGCAGTTGATGGCTCGTCAGCAGGCAGCCATTGAATTTGATCAAATTATTAAGGGAGCTGCATTTCGTCATTTTAGTTTTGAACTGGATCACAGAAGCAAAGTGATGATTGAGCATTTGATAAAAGATCTGAAAAGTGTGCATAGATCCCCTTTATTAATGGAGGCAGCGGCATTAGAGATATTCAACAGGTATATGATTCAATTATTTGATTTAACCCCCATACCTGAAGGGTTGTCCAAAGAAGATGTCAGAAAGCTGCACCTGGCCCGGCAAATCCTTGAATCCAGCATGATTGATCCTCCCTCACTAATCGCATTATCCAGAAAAGTTGGCCTTAACGACTTTAAATTAAAAAAAGGATTCAAAGCGTGCTTTGGGACTACTGTATTTGAATATTTGCGCCAGATTCGTTTGGATTACGCGATGAAGCTGCTACGAAGTCAAGAAAGCAATGTGACAGAAGCTGCGATGGCTGTAGGATATAGCAATGTGAGTGCATTTTCGGAGCAATTTTTCCGTGAATACGGAGTGAAGCCGTCGGCAATAAAGAAAGTATTTTAA
- a CDS encoding MFS transporter codes for MNRIKGSIFFSVFVAMLGLMLIAPIMPPLIRELGLRESHSGLIISLGSITMALMAPVWGNLSDAKGRKPVILLGFIGMCVSCLLFTLTLFGGLHGWLNGGLLLVLLIVTRGLIGGFIPAVLSSSQAYMGDVTEGEERGSGMAIISAANGLGLVFGPAIAGAFTLIGLLWPLYFGIVIAAVAFVVSLLAIPAAKPVIQQKPARINPFQPGLRIYLLAGLVTMISIVTIQVIGGFYFQDQLDLTSEETARVVSFGLMFSGAAMLIVQIIQMKWLKWQPKPMILLGSLFLITGMGLFLISTSLAVYYAAFFMFGIGTGLLMPGFMAGASLSVSKEQQGGAAGLVAAVQGISAIIAPILTTTLYRVDKYIPFVLIAVLVAAMAIMMLGVRKGKGMISYKEFQENQQEVE; via the coding sequence ATGAATAGAATCAAAGGGAGTATCTTTTTCAGTGTATTTGTGGCCATGCTAGGGCTAATGCTCATTGCTCCGATTATGCCACCCCTTATTCGTGAGTTGGGTTTAAGAGAAAGCCATTCCGGATTAATTATATCGCTTGGTTCCATAACGATGGCCTTAATGGCTCCAGTATGGGGAAATCTGAGTGATGCAAAGGGACGCAAGCCTGTGATCCTGCTTGGTTTCATAGGGATGTGTGTAAGCTGCTTGCTGTTTACGCTTACTCTTTTTGGTGGATTACATGGATGGCTCAATGGTGGGCTGCTCTTAGTTCTGCTGATTGTTACACGCGGCTTGATAGGAGGCTTTATCCCGGCGGTGCTGTCATCGTCTCAAGCCTATATGGGGGATGTAACGGAGGGAGAAGAGCGCGGGAGTGGTATGGCTATTATTAGTGCAGCTAATGGGCTTGGGCTGGTATTTGGCCCCGCGATTGCAGGTGCCTTTACTTTAATAGGGCTGCTATGGCCCTTATATTTTGGAATTGTCATTGCCGCTGTTGCATTCGTGGTGTCTCTGCTGGCGATTCCGGCTGCCAAACCCGTTATTCAGCAAAAACCAGCTCGGATTAACCCTTTCCAGCCTGGCCTAAGAATATATTTGCTTGCAGGCTTGGTTACGATGATTAGCATTGTGACTATTCAGGTTATAGGTGGTTTTTATTTTCAAGATCAATTAGATCTTACATCCGAAGAAACGGCAAGAGTAGTTTCTTTTGGGCTCATGTTTTCCGGGGCAGCGATGCTGATTGTGCAGATTATCCAGATGAAATGGCTTAAATGGCAGCCGAAGCCGATGATTTTGCTTGGTTCTCTGTTCCTGATTACGGGCATGGGACTATTTCTGATTTCAACCAGCTTGGCCGTTTACTATGCAGCGTTCTTTATGTTTGGTATAGGTACAGGCTTGCTGATGCCCGGATTTATGGCCGGTGCCTCTCTTTCGGTCAGTAAGGAACAGCAAGGGGGAGCCGCAGGTCTGGTAGCAGCGGTACAGGGAATTTCCGCGATCATTGCTCCTATTTTGACGACCACCCTGTATCGGGTAGACAAATATATTCCCTTTGTGCTTATAGCGGTTTTGGTAGCTGCTATGGCTATCATGATGTTGGGAGTAAGAAAAGGAAAAGGTATGATTAGTTATAAGGAATTTCAGGAAAATCAGCAGGAAGTGGAATGA
- a CDS encoding ABC transporter permease — protein MAVYTLRRLIQMIPALLGIVVITFMISRVLPGDPAVMLAGEQATPETIENIRTSMGLDQPKYIQFFHYVVGLLHGDLGQAYHTGQSVASDFATRFPATIELALASLIIAILVAIPIGILAATRKESIVDHISRVFSLIGACMPIFWIGLLFIYIFYAKWGIAPAPMGRISGDINPPTHITGFYVLDSLMTGDFVALKSSLSHLLLPAICLSTGTMAIVARMMRSSMLEVIGQDFVRTARAKGLREGIVIYKHALINAFIPTLTVLGLQVGYLIGGAVITETIFTWPGVGSYVTDSILAADYAPIQAFTLVSALIYSFINLGVDLIYGLIDPRIRYE, from the coding sequence GTGGCCGTTTACACACTACGTAGATTGATTCAAATGATTCCGGCACTGCTTGGTATTGTCGTCATCACATTCATGATCTCGAGAGTGCTTCCGGGTGATCCTGCCGTGATGCTTGCGGGGGAACAGGCTACACCTGAGACGATTGAAAATATTCGCACCAGCATGGGGCTGGATCAGCCCAAGTACATTCAATTCTTTCATTATGTAGTCGGATTGCTCCATGGCGATCTGGGTCAGGCTTATCACACCGGGCAATCGGTGGCAAGTGACTTTGCTACCCGGTTTCCGGCAACTATCGAGCTGGCATTGGCGAGTTTGATCATTGCGATCCTGGTGGCAATCCCGATCGGCATCCTGGCGGCGACCCGCAAAGAATCGATAGTTGACCACATTTCACGTGTGTTTTCCTTAATCGGTGCATGCATGCCTATCTTCTGGATCGGACTGTTGTTCATTTATATTTTTTATGCCAAATGGGGGATAGCTCCAGCGCCAATGGGCCGGATTAGTGGAGACATCAATCCTCCCACGCACATTACAGGGTTTTATGTGCTCGACAGCTTGATGACGGGTGATTTTGTAGCTTTAAAAAGCAGCTTGTCCCATTTGCTCCTGCCCGCAATCTGCCTCAGTACAGGCACCATGGCGATTGTGGCACGGATGATGCGTTCCAGCATGCTGGAAGTCATCGGCCAGGATTTTGTCCGTACAGCCAGAGCTAAAGGTTTGCGTGAAGGGATTGTCATTTACAAGCACGCACTCATTAACGCTTTTATTCCAACGCTTACTGTACTTGGTTTGCAGGTGGGGTACCTGATTGGTGGAGCGGTTATTACCGAAACAATCTTTACCTGGCCAGGGGTGGGCAGCTATGTGACGGATTCCATTTTAGCGGCTGACTACGCCCCGATACAAGCATTTACCCTCGTAAGTGCGCTGATTTACAGCTTTATCAACCTCGGAGTTGATCTGATTTACGGATTAATTGACCCACGTATCCGGTACGAATGA
- a CDS encoding ABC transporter permease, which yields MSTASDLAAKAAVPQPNTAAIPKRKTFWRLLFGNKLALIGFIFIVGWTLVAILSSWIVPHDPYVTDPANKLLPPSAEHWFGTDNYGRDILSRVIYGARISIWTGMIAVSISFIIGVPLGAVAGFYGGRMGSLIMRCMDILLAFPSLVLAMAIAAAMGPGLMSALIAVGIVGIPEFARLIHGQTISLREKEFVEASRAIGVTNGTILFRHILPNALAPLLVNATLGMGFAILTSASLSFLGLGVKPPIAEWGAMISEGRAYIISGEWWIVTFPGLGIATAILGFNLLGDGLRDVLDPRLRSSK from the coding sequence ATGAGCACTGCAAGTGATTTGGCGGCAAAGGCGGCTGTGCCTCAGCCCAACACAGCCGCTATACCGAAAAGAAAGACCTTTTGGCGTTTGTTGTTTGGCAACAAGCTCGCTTTAATCGGCTTTATCTTTATTGTGGGATGGACGCTCGTCGCCATCCTCTCATCATGGATCGTTCCACATGATCCTTATGTAACCGACCCGGCGAACAAGCTGTTGCCGCCAAGTGCGGAGCATTGGTTTGGAACTGATAATTACGGACGTGACATTCTTAGCCGTGTGATTTACGGGGCGAGAATCAGTATTTGGACAGGGATGATCGCCGTGTCGATCTCGTTCATTATCGGCGTACCGCTTGGAGCAGTCGCCGGGTTCTATGGCGGTCGAATGGGCAGTCTTATTATGCGCTGCATGGATATCCTGCTTGCTTTCCCTTCGCTGGTGCTCGCCATGGCGATTGCCGCAGCCATGGGACCAGGTCTGATGAGTGCACTCATCGCTGTGGGCATTGTGGGTATCCCCGAATTCGCCAGACTGATTCACGGACAAACCATCTCTCTTCGGGAAAAGGAGTTTGTGGAGGCCAGCCGGGCGATCGGTGTAACGAACGGAACGATCTTGTTTCGCCACATTTTGCCGAATGCACTTGCTCCGCTGCTTGTGAATGCCACCCTTGGGATGGGCTTCGCCATTCTGACCTCTGCCAGTCTTAGCTTTCTGGGACTTGGTGTCAAGCCCCCGATTGCTGAGTGGGGAGCGATGATTTCAGAAGGGCGGGCGTATATCATTTCCGGTGAGTGGTGGATTGTAACCTTCCCGGGTCTTGGAATTGCGACAGCTATTTTGGGCTTCAATTTGCTTGGAGACGGTTTGCGGGATGTTCTTGATCCTAGACTGCGCTCTAGCAAATAA
- a CDS encoding ABC transporter substrate-binding protein yields the protein MLKKSLSLIVVLSTLLWTAGCASNANSPSASSGEKGAEASAPPKAITLAYSEGGSTMDPAEASDLTSDTLVLALYDQLVTYGKKSTDSGEVADTETIKPMLAEKWDVSADNMTYTMHLRKDVKFHSGNPLTANSVLYSFERLKNSDSGSFLYGMSSIKTATALDEHTVVITLSQPNHMFLQILSLYNFSIVDDVLVKEKGDGDFLKTNAAGSGPFKLEKWDPATEAVFNANSSYWQGAPSLSKVTMKFTKEASNRVLLLDKGDVDMAIEIPAKDVAKLESNSELKVQSNASNRILYFAMNNKIKPFNNPKVRQAISYAIPYDQLIDDVMYGQAKQMKSSVASNTPGYTDAGYSYKHDLNKAKQLLAEAGYPNGFSFDLTLGSGFQDWADDAVLIQAELAKIGVKMNVVNVARAQFLEQQREGNLTSYISKWTSFVNDPGYHLGFLMYSGGSSNYMHYANPEVDKLWEQAGKEQDGNKRKELYGKAQELINQDSPWAYLYEYNRVVGMSKNITGYVYYPDEVIRFYSLKKE from the coding sequence ATGTTGAAAAAAAGTCTTTCTCTAATTGTCGTCTTGTCTACGTTGCTTTGGACGGCAGGCTGCGCAAGCAATGCCAATAGCCCGTCCGCTTCATCCGGCGAGAAAGGCGCAGAAGCTTCAGCCCCGCCAAAGGCGATTACGCTTGCCTACTCGGAGGGAGGGTCGACCATGGACCCTGCTGAAGCAAGTGATCTTACATCCGATACACTTGTGCTTGCGCTCTATGACCAGCTTGTCACCTACGGCAAGAAGTCTACGGACAGCGGCGAAGTCGCAGATACGGAGACAATCAAGCCCATGCTGGCTGAGAAATGGGACGTTTCCGCTGATAACATGACCTATACAATGCATCTGCGTAAAGACGTTAAATTCCATAGCGGCAACCCGCTGACCGCCAACTCTGTGTTGTATTCCTTTGAGCGGCTCAAAAATTCCGATTCCGGCAGCTTTCTTTACGGCATGAGCTCTATCAAAACCGCTACTGCACTGGATGAGCACACCGTTGTCATTACCTTGTCCCAGCCTAATCATATGTTCCTGCAAATTCTGTCCTTGTACAACTTCTCTATCGTGGATGACGTGCTTGTCAAAGAAAAGGGCGATGGCGACTTTTTGAAAACAAATGCAGCAGGCTCTGGTCCGTTCAAGCTTGAAAAATGGGACCCGGCGACAGAAGCCGTCTTTAATGCCAATTCCAGCTACTGGCAAGGTGCGCCAAGTCTGAGCAAAGTCACGATGAAGTTTACCAAGGAAGCCTCTAACCGTGTGCTCCTGCTGGATAAAGGCGATGTCGACATGGCCATTGAAATTCCTGCCAAGGACGTAGCGAAGCTGGAAAGTAATTCCGAGCTGAAGGTTCAATCCAACGCAAGTAACCGGATTTTGTATTTTGCCATGAACAACAAAATAAAGCCTTTTAATAACCCGAAAGTGCGTCAGGCGATCTCTTATGCTATTCCTTATGACCAATTAATCGACGATGTCATGTACGGTCAAGCGAAGCAAATGAAGAGTTCCGTAGCGAGCAACACGCCGGGCTACACCGATGCAGGCTACAGCTATAAGCATGATCTGAACAAAGCAAAACAATTGCTAGCTGAAGCAGGCTACCCGAATGGCTTTAGCTTTGATTTGACCCTGGGCTCCGGCTTCCAGGACTGGGCGGATGATGCCGTGTTGATTCAGGCTGAACTTGCCAAAATCGGTGTAAAAATGAACGTTGTCAACGTTGCTCGTGCACAATTTCTTGAACAACAAAGAGAAGGCAACCTGACATCATACATCTCCAAATGGACCTCCTTCGTCAATGACCCAGGCTACCATCTTGGCTTCCTGATGTACAGCGGCGGTTCCTCGAACTATATGCATTACGCCAATCCGGAAGTGGATAAGCTGTGGGAGCAAGCAGGCAAAGAGCAGGATGGAAATAAACGAAAAGAGCTGTATGGCAAAGCGCAAGAGCTTATCAATCAAGATTCCCCTTGGGCGTATCTGTATGAATACAATCGGGTTGTCGGCATGAGCAAGAACATCACAGGATATGTGTACTACCCGGATGAAGTTATTCGATTCTATTCATTGAAAAAAGAGTAG
- a CDS encoding M20 family metallopeptidase, whose amino-acid sequence MTDWKTLVLDEIDKRQDELLELCSRLIQFPSENPPGDSREISQFIMDYLKEAGIETIVHESGPNMWNLISDYGTATTDGKKLIFCGHTDVVPAGDLTRWDFDPFCGEIRDGYLLGRGASDMKAGLAGLIFTVALFSKLGVPLEGALSLLVVPDEETGGHLGVPWVLERKLIEGTAAVIAEPSGPQNPTIGQKGSCWFEFTVEGTPGHGSLQPIAGESAILKAARGIEALQQLWDIKPDIPEEVQEIIEISKRYASERENPSYGQAFDHVTVNIGTIQGGTKVNVVADRCTVQVDSRVPFGVDYRDVLAKAKELLASVGIDAEPKQFGFYGNANWTPPTEPIVHELVESIAEVSGKEAYGVLQWATSDARAFRKYNIPVLQYGPAELRTIHNFNEKAPVWQIIQSAKVYALTALKYLKTTQKEV is encoded by the coding sequence ATGACAGACTGGAAGACGCTGGTTCTTGACGAAATAGATAAACGGCAGGATGAGCTGCTTGAGCTTTGCTCGCGGTTGATTCAGTTTCCTTCGGAAAATCCTCCAGGCGATTCACGTGAAATCAGCCAGTTTATTATGGACTACCTTAAAGAAGCGGGGATTGAAACAATTGTACATGAATCCGGGCCGAATATGTGGAATCTCATTTCCGATTATGGCACGGCAACAACGGATGGAAAAAAGCTGATTTTCTGTGGGCATACCGATGTTGTGCCAGCAGGGGATCTGACTCGCTGGGATTTTGATCCGTTCTGCGGCGAAATTCGTGACGGCTATCTGCTTGGCCGCGGCGCTTCGGATATGAAAGCCGGACTGGCTGGACTGATATTTACCGTTGCGCTGTTTTCCAAGCTTGGCGTACCACTCGAAGGGGCATTGTCGTTGCTTGTAGTTCCAGACGAAGAAACCGGGGGACATCTTGGTGTGCCTTGGGTGCTGGAAAGAAAACTGATTGAAGGAACGGCTGCTGTGATCGCAGAGCCTTCGGGCCCGCAAAACCCGACCATCGGGCAAAAAGGAAGCTGCTGGTTTGAATTTACCGTTGAGGGTACGCCAGGTCACGGCAGTTTGCAGCCAATCGCAGGTGAAAGTGCTATTTTGAAGGCGGCCAGAGGGATTGAAGCGCTGCAGCAACTGTGGGACATCAAGCCGGATATTCCGGAGGAAGTTCAAGAAATTATTGAAATCTCCAAACGTTATGCAAGCGAACGGGAAAACCCGAGCTATGGACAAGCGTTTGATCATGTAACAGTGAACATTGGTACGATCCAGGGGGGCACCAAAGTCAATGTGGTTGCCGACCGATGCACAGTACAAGTGGACTCCCGTGTTCCATTTGGCGTAGATTACCGGGATGTACTGGCAAAAGCGAAGGAATTGCTTGCAAGTGTAGGTATTGATGCTGAACCTAAACAATTCGGATTTTATGGCAATGCCAACTGGACGCCGCCCACCGAACCGATTGTGCATGAGCTCGTGGAATCTATCGCTGAGGTCAGTGGCAAAGAGGCCTATGGTGTACTGCAATGGGCAACCAGCGATGCACGTGCGTTCCGCAAATACAACATCCCGGTATTGCAATACGGGCCTGCCGAGCTGCGGACGATTCATAACTTTAATGAAAAGGCTCCGGTATGGCAGATCATTCAATCTGCGAAAGTATACGCTTTGACGGCGCTTAAATATCTGAAAACAACACAAAAAGAAGTATAA
- a CDS encoding DUF1177 domain-containing protein gives MMKQVYEVYELLDSPSASGAEVKAYLEQLGQAEITVSTVEGDKGSTDFIKIVIAGKNGRLQGGDSPTLGVVGRLGGLGARPEMIGFVSDGDGAAASIAAAAKLLSMQSKGDVLDGDVIICTHICPDAPTQPHDPVPFMDSPVDILTMNQYEVTPEMEAILSIDTTKGNRVINHKGIAISPTVREGYVLRISEDLVDIAQNVTGEPCVTFAVTTQDITPYGNDLYHINSILQPAVATSAPVVGVAITAAAPVPGSATGASHEGDIALAAKFAVETAKAYGRGQCSFHSEKEYQHITKLYGSMKHLQTMGKSE, from the coding sequence ATGATGAAACAAGTCTATGAAGTATATGAACTTTTGGATAGCCCGTCTGCCAGTGGGGCAGAAGTCAAAGCTTACCTGGAACAACTGGGTCAAGCGGAGATTACGGTTTCCACTGTAGAAGGCGATAAGGGATCTACGGATTTTATTAAAATCGTCATTGCCGGGAAAAACGGCCGCCTTCAGGGAGGGGATTCTCCAACGCTGGGCGTAGTTGGCCGCCTTGGCGGGCTTGGAGCCAGGCCGGAAATGATCGGATTTGTATCCGATGGCGACGGAGCGGCAGCGTCCATTGCGGCGGCGGCCAAGCTTTTGTCTATGCAGTCTAAAGGAGATGTGCTTGACGGAGACGTGATCATCTGTACACATATTTGCCCGGACGCACCCACTCAGCCCCATGATCCGGTTCCATTTATGGATTCACCTGTAGATATTTTGACGATGAACCAATATGAAGTGACTCCCGAAATGGAAGCGATCCTGTCGATAGATACGACCAAAGGGAACCGCGTCATCAACCATAAAGGTATTGCCATTTCTCCGACGGTACGTGAAGGCTATGTGCTGCGGATCAGTGAAGACCTTGTCGATATTGCCCAGAACGTAACCGGCGAGCCGTGTGTTACTTTTGCTGTAACGACGCAGGATATCACGCCTTATGGCAATGATTTGTACCACATCAACAGCATTTTGCAGCCAGCGGTAGCAACATCTGCTCCGGTGGTTGGTGTAGCCATTACAGCCGCTGCTCCCGTGCCAGGCAGTGCGACGGGGGCCAGCCACGAAGGCGATATTGCGCTGGCGGCCAAGTTTGCGGTCGAAACAGCCAAGGCCTATGGCCGTGGACAATGCTCATTTCATTCAGAAAAAGAGTATCAGCATATTACAAAATTGTATGGCAGCATGAAGCATCTGCAAACGATGGGCAAGTCCGAATAA
- a CDS encoding ABC transporter ATP-binding protein encodes MAQLLEVTNLRTEFKTAAGTIRAVDGVDLSVGQGETLGIVGESGCGKSITSLSIMQLLPKGLGKVAAGEVRFNGENMLEFSERKMRSIRGNEMAMIFQEPMTSLNPVFKIGKQIAESARYHHGVSKQKAKAMAVEMLTKVGIPRPEKVAVSYPHELSGGMRQRVMIAMAMICNPKLLIADEPTTALDVTIQAQILDLMRELQKSEGTSILMITHDLGVVAEMCDRVVIMYAGQVVEETDVKTLFKDPKHPYTQSLLASLPQLNSDQERLASIPGQVPNPLDMPKGCRFAPRCQFAKEICLAEAPELVEVEPGHKSRCLLQQEGYHEYTA; translated from the coding sequence ATGGCACAACTGCTTGAAGTAACCAATCTCCGAACGGAGTTCAAGACTGCGGCTGGAACCATCCGGGCAGTGGACGGCGTCGATCTGTCGGTTGGCCAAGGGGAGACACTCGGAATCGTTGGGGAATCCGGGTGTGGCAAGAGCATTACCTCCCTTTCCATTATGCAGCTCCTCCCCAAAGGACTTGGGAAAGTAGCCGCTGGTGAAGTACGGTTTAACGGTGAGAACATGCTGGAATTTTCAGAGCGAAAAATGCGTTCGATTCGTGGCAACGAGATGGCCATGATTTTTCAGGAGCCTATGACTTCGCTGAATCCCGTGTTCAAAATCGGCAAGCAGATTGCGGAGTCTGCCAGATACCATCACGGTGTAAGTAAACAGAAGGCGAAAGCGATGGCTGTGGAAATGCTGACGAAGGTGGGCATCCCGCGTCCAGAGAAGGTAGCCGTTTCTTATCCGCATGAGCTCTCGGGCGGTATGCGCCAACGGGTTATGATCGCAATGGCGATGATTTGCAATCCGAAGCTTCTGATTGCAGATGAGCCGACAACAGCGCTTGATGTAACCATTCAGGCGCAAATTCTTGATTTGATGCGTGAGCTGCAGAAATCCGAAGGGACATCTATTCTGATGATTACCCATGACCTTGGTGTCGTTGCTGAGATGTGTGATCGGGTCGTTATTATGTACGCTGGACAAGTCGTGGAAGAAACGGATGTCAAAACCCTTTTTAAAGATCCCAAGCATCCGTATACACAGAGTCTGTTAGCGTCATTGCCACAATTGAACAGTGATCAGGAGCGACTAGCTTCCATTCCGGGCCAGGTCCCCAACCCGCTTGATATGCCAAAAGGCTGCCGTTTTGCACCACGCTGTCAGTTTGCCAAGGAAATTTGCCTTGCAGAGGCCCCGGAGCTTGTGGAAGTGGAACCCGGACACAAAAGCCGCTGCTTGTTACAGCAGGAGGGATATCATGAGTACACTGCTTGA